A genomic region of Saccopteryx bilineata isolate mSacBil1 chromosome 1, mSacBil1_pri_phased_curated, whole genome shotgun sequence contains the following coding sequences:
- the CRB3 gene encoding protein crumbs homolog 3 yields the protein MASPSLGLLLALGLPLLPARWGRAWGQTSDPTAYENSTTTTPHPDFNGALSKEAITAIIVVFSLLAALLLTVGLVLLVRKLREKRQTEGTYRPSSEEQFSHATEAQAPQDSKETVQGCLPI from the exons ATGGCGAGCCCCAGCCTGGGGCTGCTCCTGGCGCTCGGCCTGCCGCTGCTGCCCGCCCGCTGGGGCCGGGCCTGGGGGCAAA CATCGGACCCCACTGCATATGAGAATAGCACCACTACCACCCCACACCCCGACTTCAATGGGGCCCTG TCTAAGGAGGCCATCACTGCCATCATTGTGGTCTTCTCCCTCCTGGCTGCCCTGCTTCTCACCGTGGGGCTGGTGCTGCTGGTGCGGAAACTGCGAGAGAAACGGCAAACGGAAGGCACCTACCGGCCCAGCAGTGAGGAGCAG ttCTCCCATGCAACCGAGGCCCAGGCTCCCCAGGACTCCAAGGAGACAGTGCAGGGCTGCCTGCCCATCTAG
- the DENND1C gene encoding DENN domain-containing protein 1C isoform X3, producing the protein MQMVPKFCFPFDVEREPPSPAVQHFTFALTDLTGTRRFGFCRLRAGAHSCLCILSHLPWFEVFYKLLNTVGDLLAQNQVSEVEELLNRLQQTSPDTQASLELGSGVTVSRAPGILPPAPGNIRPLSCFVAPDSDRLPSIPENRNLTELVVAVTDENIVGLFAALLAERRVLLTASKLSTLTSCVHASCALLYPMRWEHVLIPTLPAHLLDYCCAPMPYLIGVHSSLTEKVLEQGLEDVVMMNVDSNILETPFDDVQALPPDVVSLLRLRLRKVALAPGEGVSRLFLKAQALLFGGYRDALVCSPGQPVTFSEEAFLAQKPGAPLQDFHRRAVHLQLFKQFIEGRLEKLNRGEGFSDLFEQEITCSGASSGTLRSYQLWADNLKKGGGALLHSVKAKTQPAVRNMYRSAKSGLKGVQSLLMYKDRDSGLQRGGSLRALSLTSRSDHLQQRLPITQHFGQNRPLRPSRRNRLKERPSESLREGTPALSPEHAPDPWAEESLDSSFLGSGEELDLLSEILDSLNTGATKTGSLRPSQSLDCCHRGDLDSCLSLLNIPGRPRWQPDEEDPPEPQSLPACLPSLQTPQPPDTSYSEASQEIASLSQSLTASADSRSRGNFISSLTEPHNQIQHLLPLHEAVDNPKAEKSPCSQLSTVPTQPIASESSQPLVPSKPNSDVTWTFQPLDSSLDPGSPEDPRDLHSEGLRTKHTLFQPPMGLEAPRSPAMSTSNWQESQARSRPRVADLKKCFES; encoded by the exons ATGCAGATGGTGCCTAAATTTTGCTTTCCCTTTGATGTGGAAAG GGAGCCTCCCAGCCCTGCGGTACAGCATTTCACCTTCGCCCTCACGGACCTGACCGGCACCCGTAGATTTGGTTTCTGCCGCCTACGGGCTGGTGCCCACAGTTGTCTTTGCATTCTCAG CCACCTTCCCTGGTTTGAGGTGTTCTACAAGCTGCTGAACACAGTGGGGGACCTTCTGGCCCAGAACCAA GTCTCAGAGGTCGAGGAACTTCTAAATCGGCTACAGCAGACCTCACCAGACACCCAGGCCTCCTTGGAGCTG GGCAGCGGAGTGACGGTCTCCAGAGCGCCCGGcatcctgccccctgcccccgggAACATCAGACCG CTTTCCTGTTTCGTGGCCCCTGACTCCGACCGCCTGCCATCCATTCCTGAGAAC aggAACCTAACGGAGCTGGTGGTGGCGGTGACCGACGAGAACATCGTGGGGCTCTTCGCGGCGCTCCTGGCAGAGCGAAGGGTTCTGCTCACAGCCAGCAAGCTGAGCACG CTGACCTCGTGCGTCCACGCGTCCTGTGCCCTTCTGTACCCCATGCGATGGGAACACGTACTGATCCCTACTCTGCCGGCGCACCTGCTGGACTACTGCTG CGCGCCCATGCCATACCTCATCGGAGTCCACTCCAGCCTCACCGAG AAAGTGCTGGAGCAAGGCTTGGAGGACGTCGTGATGATGAACGTGGACTCCAATATCTTAGAGACGCCCTTCGACGACGTGCAGGCGCTGCCCCCAGACGTG GTGTCCCTGCTGAGGCTGCGACTAAGGAAGGTCGCGCTGGCCCCAGGAGAAGGGGTATCCCGTCTTTTCCTCAAAGCCCAGGCCCTGCTTTTTGGGGGGTACCGCGATGCGCTGGTCTGCAGCCCG GGCCAGCCTGTGACCTTCAGTGAAGAAGCCTTCCTGGCCCAAAAGCCTGGGGCTCCCCTACAGGACTTCCACCGGCGTGCTGTGCACCTGCAGCTGTTCAAACAG TTTATTGAAGGCCGGCTGGAGAAGCTTAACAGAGGAGAAGGCTTCTCAGATCTCTTTGAGCAGGAGATCACCTGCAGCGGGGCCTCCTCAG GCACCCTGCGCTCCTACCAGCTCTGGGCAGACAACCTAAAG AAAGGTGGTGGTGCCCTCCTGCATTCTGTCAAGGCCAAGACCCAACCAGCCGTCAGAAACATGTATCGCTCG GCCAAGAGTGGCTTGAAGGGAGTGCAGAGCCTCCTGATGTACAAG GATAGGGATTCTGGCCTCCAAAGGGGGGGTTCCCTGAGGGCTTTGTCCCTCACCAGCCGCTCAGATCACCTGCAGCAGCGCCTGCCTATCACTCAGCACTTTGGACAG AACCGGCCCCTTCGCCCCAGCAGGAGAAATCGGCTGAAAGAGAGACCTTCTGAGTCCTTGAGGGAGGG GACACCCGCTCTGAGTCCTGAGCATGCCCCGGACCCATGGGCAGAGGAATCTCTGGACAGCAGTTTCCTGGGGTCTGGGGAAGAACTAGATTTGTTGAGTGAGATTCTAGACAGTCTGAACACAGGAGCTACAAAAACAGGCAGCCTGCGGCCCAGCCAGAGCTTAGACTGCTGCCACAGAGGGGACTTGGACAGCTGCCTTAGCCTG CTCAACATACCAGGAAGACCAAGATGGCAGCCAGATGAGGAGGACCCCCCAGAGCCCCagtccctgcctgcctgcctgccatctCTGCAAACCCCCCAGCCTCCAGATACAAGCTACTCAGAGGCCAGCCAAGAAATAGCTTCTTTATCCCAGTCTTTAACAGCTTCAGCAGACTCAAGAAGCAGAGGGAACTTCATATCCTCTCTCACAGAGCCCCATAATCAAATTCAACATCTCCTCCCTCTCCATGAGGCAGTGGACAATCCCAAAGCTGAGAAGAGCCCCTGTTCCCAGCTCTCCACAGTGCCCACCCAGCCCATTGCTTCAGAGAGCTCCCAACCCCTGGTCCCCTCAAAGCCCAACTCAGATGTCACCTGGACATTTCAACCCCTTGACTCTTCCTTAGATCCCGGATCCCCAGAGGACCCCAGAGACCTGCATTCTGAGGGCCTGAGAACAAAGCACACTCTCTTTCAACCCCCCATGGGGCTGGAAGCCCCCAGATCCCCTGCCATGTCCACTAGCAACTGGCAGGAATCCCAGGCCAGGAGCCGGCCCCGAGTTGCTGATCTTAAAAAGTGTTTTGAAAGTTAA
- the SLC25A23 gene encoding mitochondrial adenyl nucleotide antiporter SLC25A23: protein MRGGPGDAERRQRWGRLFEELDSNKDGRVDVHELRQGLARLGRGDPDQGAQQGFSPEGGADPDGGLDLEEFTQYLQEREQRLLLLFHSLDRNQDGHIDVSEIQQSFRALGISISLEQAEKILHSMDRDGTMTIDWQEWRDHFLLHSLENVEDVLYFWKHSTVLDIGECLTVPDEFSEQEKLTGMWWKQLVAGAVAGAVSRTGTAPLDRLKVFMQVHASNTNQLNILGGLRNMIQEGGLRSLWRGNGINVLKIAPESAIKFMAYEQIKRAIRGQQETLHVQERFVAGSLAGATAQTIIYPMEVLKTRLTLRRTGQYKGLLDCAWRIMEQEGPRAFYRGYLPNVLGIIPYAGIDLAVYETLKNQWLQQYSRDSADPGILVLLACGTISSTCGQIASYPLALVRTRMQAQASIEGSPQLSMLGLLRHIVSQEGIPGLYRGIAPNFMKVIPAVSISYVVYENMKQALGVTSR, encoded by the exons ATGCGGGGGGGTCCGGGGGACGCGGAGCGGCGGCAGCGCTGGGGTCGCCTTTTCGAGGAGCTGGACAGTAACAAGGACGGCCGCGTGGACGTGCATGAGTTGCGCCAGGGACTGGCCCGGCTGGGCAGGGGCGACCCGGACCAAGGCGCCCAACAG GGCTTTTCCCCAGAGGGTGGTGCTGACCCAGATGGCGGGCTGGACCTGGAAGAGTTTACCCAATACCTGCAGGAGCGGGAACAACGCCTGCTGCTTCTGTTCCACAGTCTGGACCGGAACCAGGATG GTCACATTGATGTCTCTGAGATCCAGCAGAGTTTCCGAGCTCTGGGCATTTCTATCTCCCTGGAGCAGGCAGAGAAAATTCTACACAG CATGGACCGTGATGGCACTATGACCATCGACTGGCAAGAATGGCGTGACCACTTCCTGTTGCATTCACTGGAGAATGTGGAAGATGTGCTCTATTTCTGGAAGCATTCCACG GTCCTGGACATTGGTGAGTGCCTCACTGTTCCCGATGAGTTCTCGGAGCAAGAGAAGCTGACTGGCATGTGGTGGAAGCAGCTGGTGGCCGGCGCAGTGGCAGGCGCTGTGTCAAGGACAGGCACAGCCCCTCTGGACCGCCTCAAGGTCTTCATGCAG GTCCATGCCTCCAACACCAACCAGCTGAACATTCTGGGGGGGCTACGGAACATGATCCAAGAGGGAGGCTTGCGTTCCCTGTGGCGTGGCAATGGGATCAACGTGCTCAAGATTGCACCTGAGTCAGCTATCAAGTTCATGGCCTATGAGCAG ATCAAGCGGGCCATTCGGGGGCAGCAGGAGACACTTCATGTGCAGGAGCGCTTTGTGGCTGGATCCTTGGCTGGTGCTACAGCCCAAACTATCATTTATCCCATGGAG GTACTAAAGACGCGGTTGACCCTTCGCCGGACGGGCCAGTACAAGGGGCTGTTGGACTGCGCATGGCGGATCATGGAGCAAGAAGGGCCCCGCGCCTTCTACCGTGGCTACCTGCCCAACGTGCTGGGCATCATTCCCTACGCGGGCATCGACCTGGCTGTCTATGAG ACTCTGAAGAACCAGTGGCTCCAGCAGTACAGCCGCGACTCGGCTGACCCAGGCATCCTCGTGCTCCTGGCCTGTGGCACCATCTCCAGTACCTGTGGCCAGATAGCCAGTTACCCCCTGGCCCTGGTCCGGACCCGTATGCAGGCCCAAG CCTCCATCGAGGGCTCCCCTCAGCTCTCCATGCTGGGTCTGCTCCGTCACATCGTGTCCCAGGAGGGCATACCGGGCCTCTACCGGGGCATCGCCCCCAACTTCATGAAGGTTATCCCAGCTGTGAGCATCTCCTATGTGGTCTACGAGAACATGAAGCAGGCCCTGGGGGTCACATCCAGGTGA
- the DENND1C gene encoding DENN domain-containing protein 1C isoform X1 translates to MESKAEGGPPAVFDWFFEAACPASLQEDPPILRQFPPDFRDQEAMQMVPKFCFPFDVEREPPSPAVQHFTFALTDLTGTRRFGFCRLRAGAHSCLCILSHLPWFEVFYKLLNTVGDLLAQNQVSEVEELLNRLQQTSPDTQASLELGSGVTVSRAPGILPPAPGNIRPLSCFVAPDSDRLPSIPENRNLTELVVAVTDENIVGLFAALLAERRVLLTASKLSTLTSCVHASCALLYPMRWEHVLIPTLPAHLLDYCCAPMPYLIGVHSSLTEKVLEQGLEDVVMMNVDSNILETPFDDVQALPPDVVSLLRLRLRKVALAPGEGVSRLFLKAQALLFGGYRDALVCSPGQPVTFSEEAFLAQKPGAPLQDFHRRAVHLQLFKQFIEGRLEKLNRGEGFSDLFEQEITCSGASSGTLRSYQLWADNLKKGGGALLHSVKAKTQPAVRNMYRSAKSGLKGVQSLLMYKDRDSGLQRGGSLRALSLTSRSDHLQQRLPITQHFGQNRPLRPSRRNRLKERPSESLREGTPALSPEHAPDPWAEESLDSSFLGSGEELDLLSEILDSLNTGATKTGSLRPSQSLDCCHRGDLDSCLSLLNIPGRPRWQPDEEDPPEPQSLPACLPSLQTPQPPDTSYSEASQEIASLSQSLTASADSRSRGNFISSLTEPHNQIQHLLPLHEAVDNPKAEKSPCSQLSTVPTQPIASESSQPLVPSKPNSDVTWTFQPLDSSLDPGSPEDPRDLHSEGLRTKHTLFQPPMGLEAPRSPAMSTSNWQESQARSRPRVADLKKCFES, encoded by the exons ATGGAATCCAAAGCTGA AGGGGGTCCCCCTGCCGTGTTTGATTGGTTCTTTGAAGCAGCCTGCCCTGCCTCTCTACAGGAGG ATCCTCCCATCCTGCGGCAGTTTCCCCCAGACTTCAGGGACCAG GAAGCCATGCAGATGGTGCCTAAATTTTGCTTTCCCTTTGATGTGGAAAG GGAGCCTCCCAGCCCTGCGGTACAGCATTTCACCTTCGCCCTCACGGACCTGACCGGCACCCGTAGATTTGGTTTCTGCCGCCTACGGGCTGGTGCCCACAGTTGTCTTTGCATTCTCAG CCACCTTCCCTGGTTTGAGGTGTTCTACAAGCTGCTGAACACAGTGGGGGACCTTCTGGCCCAGAACCAA GTCTCAGAGGTCGAGGAACTTCTAAATCGGCTACAGCAGACCTCACCAGACACCCAGGCCTCCTTGGAGCTG GGCAGCGGAGTGACGGTCTCCAGAGCGCCCGGcatcctgccccctgcccccgggAACATCAGACCG CTTTCCTGTTTCGTGGCCCCTGACTCCGACCGCCTGCCATCCATTCCTGAGAAC aggAACCTAACGGAGCTGGTGGTGGCGGTGACCGACGAGAACATCGTGGGGCTCTTCGCGGCGCTCCTGGCAGAGCGAAGGGTTCTGCTCACAGCCAGCAAGCTGAGCACG CTGACCTCGTGCGTCCACGCGTCCTGTGCCCTTCTGTACCCCATGCGATGGGAACACGTACTGATCCCTACTCTGCCGGCGCACCTGCTGGACTACTGCTG CGCGCCCATGCCATACCTCATCGGAGTCCACTCCAGCCTCACCGAG AAAGTGCTGGAGCAAGGCTTGGAGGACGTCGTGATGATGAACGTGGACTCCAATATCTTAGAGACGCCCTTCGACGACGTGCAGGCGCTGCCCCCAGACGTG GTGTCCCTGCTGAGGCTGCGACTAAGGAAGGTCGCGCTGGCCCCAGGAGAAGGGGTATCCCGTCTTTTCCTCAAAGCCCAGGCCCTGCTTTTTGGGGGGTACCGCGATGCGCTGGTCTGCAGCCCG GGCCAGCCTGTGACCTTCAGTGAAGAAGCCTTCCTGGCCCAAAAGCCTGGGGCTCCCCTACAGGACTTCCACCGGCGTGCTGTGCACCTGCAGCTGTTCAAACAG TTTATTGAAGGCCGGCTGGAGAAGCTTAACAGAGGAGAAGGCTTCTCAGATCTCTTTGAGCAGGAGATCACCTGCAGCGGGGCCTCCTCAG GCACCCTGCGCTCCTACCAGCTCTGGGCAGACAACCTAAAG AAAGGTGGTGGTGCCCTCCTGCATTCTGTCAAGGCCAAGACCCAACCAGCCGTCAGAAACATGTATCGCTCG GCCAAGAGTGGCTTGAAGGGAGTGCAGAGCCTCCTGATGTACAAG GATAGGGATTCTGGCCTCCAAAGGGGGGGTTCCCTGAGGGCTTTGTCCCTCACCAGCCGCTCAGATCACCTGCAGCAGCGCCTGCCTATCACTCAGCACTTTGGACAG AACCGGCCCCTTCGCCCCAGCAGGAGAAATCGGCTGAAAGAGAGACCTTCTGAGTCCTTGAGGGAGGG GACACCCGCTCTGAGTCCTGAGCATGCCCCGGACCCATGGGCAGAGGAATCTCTGGACAGCAGTTTCCTGGGGTCTGGGGAAGAACTAGATTTGTTGAGTGAGATTCTAGACAGTCTGAACACAGGAGCTACAAAAACAGGCAGCCTGCGGCCCAGCCAGAGCTTAGACTGCTGCCACAGAGGGGACTTGGACAGCTGCCTTAGCCTG CTCAACATACCAGGAAGACCAAGATGGCAGCCAGATGAGGAGGACCCCCCAGAGCCCCagtccctgcctgcctgcctgccatctCTGCAAACCCCCCAGCCTCCAGATACAAGCTACTCAGAGGCCAGCCAAGAAATAGCTTCTTTATCCCAGTCTTTAACAGCTTCAGCAGACTCAAGAAGCAGAGGGAACTTCATATCCTCTCTCACAGAGCCCCATAATCAAATTCAACATCTCCTCCCTCTCCATGAGGCAGTGGACAATCCCAAAGCTGAGAAGAGCCCCTGTTCCCAGCTCTCCACAGTGCCCACCCAGCCCATTGCTTCAGAGAGCTCCCAACCCCTGGTCCCCTCAAAGCCCAACTCAGATGTCACCTGGACATTTCAACCCCTTGACTCTTCCTTAGATCCCGGATCCCCAGAGGACCCCAGAGACCTGCATTCTGAGGGCCTGAGAACAAAGCACACTCTCTTTCAACCCCCCATGGGGCTGGAAGCCCCCAGATCCCCTGCCATGTCCACTAGCAACTGGCAGGAATCCCAGGCCAGGAGCCGGCCCCGAGTTGCTGATCTTAAAAAGTGTTTTGAAAGTTAA
- the DENND1C gene encoding DENN domain-containing protein 1C isoform X2 — MESKAEGGPPAVFDWFFEAACPASLQEDPPILRQFPPDFRDQEAMQMVPKFCFPFDVEREPPSPAVQHFTFALTDLTGTRRFGFCRLRAGAHSCLCILSHLPWFEVFYKLLNTVGDLLAQNQVSEVEELLNRLQQTSPDTQASLELGSGVTVSRAPGILPPAPGNIRPLSCFVAPDSDRLPSIPENRNLTELVVAVTDENIVGLFAALLAERRVLLTASKLSTLTSCVHASCALLYPMRWEHVLIPTLPAHLLDYCCAPMPYLIGVHSSLTEKVLEQGLEDVVMMNVDSNILETPFDDVQALPPDVVSLLRLRLRKVALAPGEGVSRLFLKAQALLFGGYRDALVCSPGQPVTFSEEAFLAQKPGAPLQDFHRRAVHLQLFKQFIEGRLEKLNRGEGFSDLFEQEITCSGASSGTLRSYQLWADNLKKGGGALLHSVKAKTQPAVRNMYRSAKSGLKGVQSLLMYKNRPLRPSRRNRLKERPSESLREGTPALSPEHAPDPWAEESLDSSFLGSGEELDLLSEILDSLNTGATKTGSLRPSQSLDCCHRGDLDSCLSLLNIPGRPRWQPDEEDPPEPQSLPACLPSLQTPQPPDTSYSEASQEIASLSQSLTASADSRSRGNFISSLTEPHNQIQHLLPLHEAVDNPKAEKSPCSQLSTVPTQPIASESSQPLVPSKPNSDVTWTFQPLDSSLDPGSPEDPRDLHSEGLRTKHTLFQPPMGLEAPRSPAMSTSNWQESQARSRPRVADLKKCFES; from the exons ATGGAATCCAAAGCTGA AGGGGGTCCCCCTGCCGTGTTTGATTGGTTCTTTGAAGCAGCCTGCCCTGCCTCTCTACAGGAGG ATCCTCCCATCCTGCGGCAGTTTCCCCCAGACTTCAGGGACCAG GAAGCCATGCAGATGGTGCCTAAATTTTGCTTTCCCTTTGATGTGGAAAG GGAGCCTCCCAGCCCTGCGGTACAGCATTTCACCTTCGCCCTCACGGACCTGACCGGCACCCGTAGATTTGGTTTCTGCCGCCTACGGGCTGGTGCCCACAGTTGTCTTTGCATTCTCAG CCACCTTCCCTGGTTTGAGGTGTTCTACAAGCTGCTGAACACAGTGGGGGACCTTCTGGCCCAGAACCAA GTCTCAGAGGTCGAGGAACTTCTAAATCGGCTACAGCAGACCTCACCAGACACCCAGGCCTCCTTGGAGCTG GGCAGCGGAGTGACGGTCTCCAGAGCGCCCGGcatcctgccccctgcccccgggAACATCAGACCG CTTTCCTGTTTCGTGGCCCCTGACTCCGACCGCCTGCCATCCATTCCTGAGAAC aggAACCTAACGGAGCTGGTGGTGGCGGTGACCGACGAGAACATCGTGGGGCTCTTCGCGGCGCTCCTGGCAGAGCGAAGGGTTCTGCTCACAGCCAGCAAGCTGAGCACG CTGACCTCGTGCGTCCACGCGTCCTGTGCCCTTCTGTACCCCATGCGATGGGAACACGTACTGATCCCTACTCTGCCGGCGCACCTGCTGGACTACTGCTG CGCGCCCATGCCATACCTCATCGGAGTCCACTCCAGCCTCACCGAG AAAGTGCTGGAGCAAGGCTTGGAGGACGTCGTGATGATGAACGTGGACTCCAATATCTTAGAGACGCCCTTCGACGACGTGCAGGCGCTGCCCCCAGACGTG GTGTCCCTGCTGAGGCTGCGACTAAGGAAGGTCGCGCTGGCCCCAGGAGAAGGGGTATCCCGTCTTTTCCTCAAAGCCCAGGCCCTGCTTTTTGGGGGGTACCGCGATGCGCTGGTCTGCAGCCCG GGCCAGCCTGTGACCTTCAGTGAAGAAGCCTTCCTGGCCCAAAAGCCTGGGGCTCCCCTACAGGACTTCCACCGGCGTGCTGTGCACCTGCAGCTGTTCAAACAG TTTATTGAAGGCCGGCTGGAGAAGCTTAACAGAGGAGAAGGCTTCTCAGATCTCTTTGAGCAGGAGATCACCTGCAGCGGGGCCTCCTCAG GCACCCTGCGCTCCTACCAGCTCTGGGCAGACAACCTAAAG AAAGGTGGTGGTGCCCTCCTGCATTCTGTCAAGGCCAAGACCCAACCAGCCGTCAGAAACATGTATCGCTCG GCCAAGAGTGGCTTGAAGGGAGTGCAGAGCCTCCTGATGTACAAG AACCGGCCCCTTCGCCCCAGCAGGAGAAATCGGCTGAAAGAGAGACCTTCTGAGTCCTTGAGGGAGGG GACACCCGCTCTGAGTCCTGAGCATGCCCCGGACCCATGGGCAGAGGAATCTCTGGACAGCAGTTTCCTGGGGTCTGGGGAAGAACTAGATTTGTTGAGTGAGATTCTAGACAGTCTGAACACAGGAGCTACAAAAACAGGCAGCCTGCGGCCCAGCCAGAGCTTAGACTGCTGCCACAGAGGGGACTTGGACAGCTGCCTTAGCCTG CTCAACATACCAGGAAGACCAAGATGGCAGCCAGATGAGGAGGACCCCCCAGAGCCCCagtccctgcctgcctgcctgccatctCTGCAAACCCCCCAGCCTCCAGATACAAGCTACTCAGAGGCCAGCCAAGAAATAGCTTCTTTATCCCAGTCTTTAACAGCTTCAGCAGACTCAAGAAGCAGAGGGAACTTCATATCCTCTCTCACAGAGCCCCATAATCAAATTCAACATCTCCTCCCTCTCCATGAGGCAGTGGACAATCCCAAAGCTGAGAAGAGCCCCTGTTCCCAGCTCTCCACAGTGCCCACCCAGCCCATTGCTTCAGAGAGCTCCCAACCCCTGGTCCCCTCAAAGCCCAACTCAGATGTCACCTGGACATTTCAACCCCTTGACTCTTCCTTAGATCCCGGATCCCCAGAGGACCCCAGAGACCTGCATTCTGAGGGCCTGAGAACAAAGCACACTCTCTTTCAACCCCCCATGGGGCTGGAAGCCCCCAGATCCCCTGCCATGTCCACTAGCAACTGGCAGGAATCCCAGGCCAGGAGCCGGCCCCGAGTTGCTGATCTTAAAAAGTGTTTTGAAAGTTAA